The Cupriavidus nantongensis genome has a segment encoding these proteins:
- a CDS encoding MFS transporter gives MTMVSLQPEIRAEQADVAPAADIVQRLPWRVYVLCGLVAFLDGFDTQSVGPAADSMAASIGIDIQAFGPLFSASQIGFLIGAVTFSALGDRFGRKRLLVAGTMLIALSSLGTALAASYSQLLLIRILAGIGLGGVAPNFISLASEFTPPALRARVVTLLWAAVPIGGMAGSFLSAFTLERFGWQAIFLLGGAAPLLLVPVLAWLLPESREVRRSATPDAGGAQRVAPLRTLLGEGRGTATLWLWLACWMTWTVLVVVGVWTPALLQRAGWSLSMAASMLGLLNAGGVAGTVLIGAALRYVSPQRALMVALTAAAASIACIGALAHSFAAVAIAATLAGFFSSAAGGSLLALSASLYPERVRATGVGWSMGVARIGAVLGPVGVGLLVGWQWPPASIYAAIALPAAVAAVAVLLLSRTATFRTAIR, from the coding sequence ATGACCATGGTCTCTCTTCAACCTGAAATCCGCGCCGAGCAAGCGGACGTTGCACCTGCAGCAGACATCGTGCAGCGGCTGCCCTGGCGCGTCTACGTGCTGTGCGGGCTGGTGGCCTTCCTCGACGGCTTCGATACCCAGTCCGTCGGTCCCGCGGCCGATTCCATGGCGGCGTCGATCGGCATCGACATCCAGGCCTTCGGCCCGCTCTTCAGTGCCTCGCAGATCGGCTTCCTGATCGGTGCCGTGACCTTCAGCGCGCTGGGCGACCGCTTTGGCCGCAAGCGGCTGCTGGTGGCCGGGACGATGCTGATCGCGCTCAGTTCGCTCGGCACCGCGCTGGCGGCTTCGTACAGCCAGTTGCTGCTGATCCGCATCCTGGCCGGCATCGGCCTGGGAGGGGTGGCGCCCAACTTCATCAGCCTGGCGTCGGAGTTCACGCCGCCCGCGCTGCGCGCGCGGGTGGTCACGCTGCTGTGGGCGGCGGTGCCGATCGGCGGCATGGCGGGCTCGTTCCTGAGCGCCTTCACGCTGGAGCGGTTCGGCTGGCAGGCGATCTTCCTGCTGGGCGGGGCGGCGCCGCTGCTGCTGGTGCCGGTGCTGGCGTGGCTGCTGCCGGAATCGCGCGAGGTGCGGCGCAGCGCCACGCCCGATGCCGGCGGCGCGCAGCGCGTGGCGCCGCTGCGCACGCTGCTCGGCGAGGGCCGCGGCACGGCCACGCTGTGGCTGTGGCTGGCCTGCTGGATGACCTGGACGGTGCTGGTGGTGGTGGGCGTGTGGACCCCGGCATTGCTGCAGCGGGCCGGCTGGAGCCTGTCGATGGCCGCATCGATGCTGGGCCTGCTCAACGCCGGCGGCGTCGCCGGTACGGTGCTGATCGGCGCCGCGCTGCGCTACGTGTCGCCGCAACGCGCGCTGATGGTGGCGCTGACGGCGGCGGCCGCATCGATCGCTTGCATTGGGGCGCTGGCGCACAGCTTCGCTGCCGTCGCCATCGCGGCCACCCTGGCCGGATTCTTCTCTTCCGCCGCGGGCGGGTCGTTGCTGGCACTGTCGGCAAGCCTCTATCCGGAGCGCGTGCGCGCCACGGGTGTCGGCTGGTCGATGGGGGTGGCGCGCATCGGCGCGGTGCTGGGGCCGGTCGGCGTCGGCCTGCTGGTCGGATGGCAGTGGCCGCCGGCCAGCATCTATGCCGCGATCGCGCTGCCGGCCGCCGTGGCCGCGGTGGCGGTATTGCTGCTGAGCCGCACCGCGACTTTCCGCACGGCGATCCGCTAG
- a CDS encoding acetamidase/formamidase family protein, with the protein MTTETTDFGQIDGSDDAIRRLAAGLSRRGMLKFAGIGAASMLAGARAHAASSHAAEGEGGHVRVFDPNQHGKVHTLRSTPQTVRVGEMDPAVPPVLEIESGDVVHYPDTWVHWGNEAKYGMSFAERNVVRKRYPQGPQSLVGPVSIKGAMPGDVVECRMLRLRPIDWGWNSTVKGMGALPGDFQEPYLHYFRFDAERRFAEFAPGVRIPLAPAQGAIAAQPAGDKPTSALLLGANGGNLSLPALVEGTALFVSVQVPGARMWTGDSNAAQGDGAVNQTGIETAMEDLRIQYVLHKRIALSAPVAETPTHWIVLGSGSSLEDALTAGLRQMIGWVSAATGLSWHDVYALCSIEGGFRVTQYANQTQSNYRFQSPKVVQAMLPKRIFSAARQAQISQSLRGGA; encoded by the coding sequence GTGACCACAGAGACAACCGATTTCGGCCAGATCGATGGCTCGGATGACGCCATCCGCCGGCTTGCGGCCGGGCTCAGCCGGCGCGGCATGCTGAAGTTTGCCGGCATCGGCGCGGCGTCGATGCTGGCGGGCGCGCGCGCCCACGCCGCATCGTCCCACGCAGCCGAGGGCGAGGGCGGCCACGTGCGCGTGTTCGACCCGAACCAGCATGGCAAGGTCCACACGCTGCGCTCCACGCCGCAGACGGTGCGCGTCGGCGAGATGGACCCGGCGGTGCCGCCGGTGCTCGAGATCGAATCGGGCGATGTCGTGCATTACCCCGACACGTGGGTGCACTGGGGCAATGAAGCGAAGTACGGCATGTCGTTTGCCGAGCGCAACGTGGTGCGCAAGCGCTATCCGCAGGGGCCGCAATCGCTGGTCGGCCCGGTCAGCATCAAAGGGGCAATGCCGGGCGATGTGGTCGAGTGCAGGATGCTGCGTCTGCGGCCGATCGACTGGGGCTGGAATTCGACGGTCAAGGGCATGGGGGCGTTGCCGGGGGATTTCCAGGAACCGTACCTGCATTACTTCCGCTTCGACGCCGAGCGGCGCTTCGCGGAATTCGCGCCCGGCGTGCGCATCCCGCTGGCGCCGGCGCAGGGCGCGATCGCAGCGCAGCCGGCCGGCGACAAGCCGACCAGCGCGTTGTTGCTGGGCGCCAATGGCGGCAATCTGTCGCTGCCGGCACTGGTCGAAGGCACCGCGCTGTTCGTGTCGGTGCAGGTGCCCGGCGCCCGGATGTGGACCGGCGACTCGAACGCCGCGCAGGGCGACGGCGCGGTCAACCAGACCGGCATCGAAACCGCGATGGAAGACCTGCGCATCCAGTACGTGCTGCACAAGCGCATCGCGCTGAGCGCGCCGGTGGCCGAAACGCCGACGCACTGGATCGTGCTGGGCTCGGGGTCAAGCCTGGAAGACGCGCTCACCGCCGGGCTGAGGCAGATGATCGGCTGGGTCAGCGCGGCGACCGGGCTGTCCTGGCACGACGTGTATGCGCTTTGCAGCATCGAAGGCGGCTTCCGCGTGACGCAGTACGCCAACCAGACCCAGAGCAACTACCGCTTCCAGTCGCCCAAGGTGGTGCAGGCCATGCTGCCGAAGCGCATCTTCAGCGCGGCGCGGCAGGCGCAGATATCGCAATCCCTGCGCGGCGGGGCCTAG
- a CDS encoding cupin domain-containing protein has product MKTVRRVVTGLQRGKAVIASDIEVPERAPALAGGVTTVPLWGAAAAPAVPNPGEPSAAPAFSPPPGGYHFSVFSVPPLAEVLRAQPPADPERAREEMERDIPGLLELMDPEVPGMHATTSIDFVVVLSGAITLELDGGVATNLQAGDTVVQNGVRHRWLNHGTERAWLAAVVLGARGAAAL; this is encoded by the coding sequence ATGAAGACGGTCAGGCGGGTGGTGACAGGGTTGCAGCGCGGCAAGGCGGTGATCGCCTCCGACATCGAAGTGCCCGAACGCGCGCCGGCGCTTGCGGGCGGCGTGACCACGGTGCCGCTGTGGGGCGCGGCGGCAGCGCCCGCCGTGCCGAATCCGGGCGAACCGTCGGCAGCGCCGGCATTCTCGCCGCCGCCGGGCGGCTATCACTTCTCGGTCTTCAGCGTGCCGCCGCTGGCGGAGGTCCTGCGCGCGCAGCCGCCGGCCGATCCGGAACGGGCCAGGGAAGAGATGGAGCGGGACATTCCCGGGCTGCTGGAGCTGATGGACCCGGAGGTGCCGGGCATGCATGCGACTACGTCGATCGACTTCGTCGTGGTGCTGAGCGGAGCCATCACGCTCGAGCTCGACGGTGGCGTCGCGACCAACCTGCAGGCGGGCGATACGGTGGTGCAGAACGGGGTGCGCCATCGCTGGCTGAACCACGGGACCGAACGCGCCTGGCTTGCCGCCGTGGTGCTCGGCGCACGCGGCGCGGCGGCGCTCTGA
- a CDS encoding fumarylacetoacetate hydrolase family protein → MKIIAYADGNATALGVVTSPTHFVAVAEIAPELPSSLIAILESEHGLARLRDAAAGAVGQRALDSVRLKPFLERPNAMWALALNFKSHLAETGLQTNGDYPHLFLRTPASYVGAGEAVVAPPEAVARAFDYEGELGVVIGKPGRYIPEQRALEHVAGYTCVNEGSVREYQVHNRQFGLGKNFEASGSYGPWLMTADEFGDPATHTVQTRLNGVVRQRARLDDMLCGVARVISYLSQGYNLRPGDLIAMGTPGALKPQPDDVAGRDLSRQYGLFKVPGLVHMRAGDVVEVEIDGLGILRNPVVGDEAHPGAQR, encoded by the coding sequence ATGAAGATCATTGCTTATGCGGACGGCAACGCTACCGCGCTTGGCGTCGTCACCAGCCCCACGCATTTCGTCGCGGTCGCGGAGATCGCCCCGGAGCTGCCCTCCAGCCTGATCGCGATCCTGGAAAGCGAGCACGGCCTCGCCCGCCTGCGCGATGCCGCGGCCGGCGCAGTGGGCCAGCGCGCGCTGGACTCGGTCCGGCTCAAGCCGTTTCTCGAGCGCCCCAATGCCATGTGGGCGCTGGCGCTGAACTTCAAGAGCCACCTGGCCGAGACCGGGCTGCAGACCAACGGCGACTATCCGCATCTCTTCCTGCGCACGCCGGCCTCCTATGTCGGTGCCGGCGAGGCGGTCGTGGCGCCGCCCGAAGCCGTTGCGCGCGCGTTCGATTACGAAGGGGAACTGGGGGTCGTCATCGGCAAGCCCGGACGCTACATCCCCGAGCAGCGCGCGCTGGAGCACGTGGCCGGGTACACCTGCGTCAACGAAGGCTCGGTGCGCGAGTACCAGGTGCACAACCGCCAGTTCGGCCTGGGCAAGAACTTTGAAGCCTCGGGTTCGTACGGGCCCTGGCTGATGACCGCCGACGAGTTCGGCGATCCCGCCACCCACACGGTGCAGACCCGCCTGAACGGCGTGGTGCGCCAGCGCGCGCGGCTCGACGACATGCTGTGCGGCGTCGCCCGGGTGATCAGCTACCTGAGCCAGGGCTACAACCTGCGGCCCGGCGACCTGATTGCGATGGGCACGCCGGGCGCACTCAAGCCGCAGCCCGACGACGTGGCCGGCCGCGACCTGTCGCGCCAGTACGGCCTGTTCAAGGTGCCGGGGCTGGTCCACATGCGTGCCGGCGACGTGGTCGAGGTGGAGATCGACGGCCTGGGCATCCTGCGCAACCCGGTGGTCGGGGACGAAGCGCATCCGGGAGCCCAACGCTAG
- a CDS encoding porin, with protein sequence MLEARHCLKHSLTLALLAGLGASATANAGGVRLYGLIDTYVGSVKPSGAPRSSWQLDNGGETTPFWGFGGEEDLGGGLSTVFAVESFFRPDTGEMGRSPTDSMFARNAYVGLSSNKFGELRIGRNSTPMLYLTGQFNPFAGSTRFSPLNVQNWIPSFGRLIHGDTGWSNAVRYLSPSFGGLSFQLMYGLGEAATNNGTNNMGAMIRYQNGPLDLAVGGNHTKTGAAITALEPSQKVLFTGASYDFKVLKLFGTFNMTKNGRSEVRTYTYQAGISAPIGPGRLNASYAWTKNDRRIQDDFNRTTAAIGYSYDLSKRTDVYANYLYDKLTTAGTGNTFGVGLRHKF encoded by the coding sequence ATGTTGGAAGCACGTCATTGCCTGAAGCACAGCCTGACCCTTGCATTGCTCGCCGGGCTCGGGGCGTCGGCCACCGCAAACGCCGGGGGAGTGCGGCTCTATGGGCTGATCGACACCTACGTCGGCAGCGTCAAGCCGAGCGGCGCGCCGCGCAGTTCCTGGCAGCTCGACAACGGGGGCGAAACCACGCCGTTCTGGGGCTTCGGCGGCGAAGAAGACCTCGGCGGCGGCCTGAGCACCGTGTTCGCCGTCGAGAGCTTTTTTCGTCCCGACACCGGTGAGATGGGCCGCAGCCCGACCGACTCGATGTTTGCACGCAACGCCTATGTCGGCCTGTCGTCGAACAAGTTCGGCGAGCTGCGCATCGGCAGGAATTCCACGCCCATGCTCTATCTGACCGGGCAGTTCAATCCCTTTGCCGGCTCGACGCGCTTCTCGCCACTGAACGTGCAGAACTGGATCCCGTCCTTCGGGCGCCTGATCCATGGCGATACCGGCTGGAGCAACGCGGTGCGCTACCTGTCGCCGAGCTTTGGCGGGCTGAGCTTCCAGCTGATGTATGGACTGGGCGAGGCCGCGACCAACAATGGCACCAACAACATGGGCGCCATGATCCGCTACCAGAACGGCCCGCTCGACCTGGCCGTGGGCGGCAACCACACCAAGACCGGCGCGGCCATCACCGCGCTGGAGCCGAGCCAGAAGGTGCTGTTCACGGGGGCTTCGTACGACTTCAAGGTGCTGAAGCTGTTCGGCACCTTCAACATGACGAAGAACGGGCGCTCCGAAGTGCGGACCTATACCTACCAGGCCGGGATCTCGGCTCCGATCGGACCGGGCCGGCTCAATGCCAGCTACGCGTGGACCAAAAACGACCGCCGCATCCAGGATGACTTCAACCGCACTACGGCAGCGATCGGCTATAGCTATGACCTGTCCAAGCGTACCGACGTCTATGCCAACTATCTCTACGACAAGCTGACCACCGCCGGCACCGGCAACACCTTTGGCGTAGGGCTGCGGCACAAGTTCTGA
- a CDS encoding Bug family tripartite tricarboxylate transporter substrate binding protein, which translates to MRYPNILSGLLGIAATILAAVPAMAGAQEYPSRPIRLVVPFVPGGVTDATARLLANKLGQSLGQNVVVDNRPGASGNIGAEIVARSGADGYTLLLGFDGALVTGTHITRPRFDVLKDFAPVTKIGDATLIFVTSPAVPAKTFNELVAYARTSKGGGLPFGSSGTGTTCHLAGELLREQAGIPLQHIAYKGGSQALTDVLGGSLPVLCTAVASVSQYVKNGQVRAIAVTGSHRVASLPEVPTLMESGVRNFSVDSWVGILAPAGSPAAVVTRLQQEIRKVLDQPETRSKMLDLGIAPVGNTPEDFGRQIHHDYARYGEVVKKAGITLN; encoded by the coding sequence ATGCGCTATCCGAACATCCTCTCCGGCCTGTTGGGCATCGCCGCGACGATACTCGCTGCAGTGCCCGCCATGGCGGGCGCACAGGAATATCCGAGCCGCCCCATCCGCCTGGTGGTGCCGTTCGTTCCCGGCGGCGTTACCGACGCCACCGCGCGCCTGCTGGCCAACAAGCTGGGCCAGTCGCTGGGCCAGAACGTGGTCGTCGACAACCGTCCCGGCGCCTCGGGCAATATCGGCGCCGAGATCGTGGCCAGGTCCGGTGCCGACGGCTACACGCTGCTGCTGGGCTTCGACGGCGCGCTCGTGACCGGCACGCACATTACCCGGCCGCGCTTCGATGTGCTGAAGGACTTCGCGCCGGTGACCAAGATCGGCGATGCCACGCTGATCTTCGTGACCAGCCCGGCCGTACCGGCCAAGACCTTCAATGAACTGGTGGCGTACGCGCGCACCAGCAAGGGCGGCGGACTGCCGTTCGGCAGTTCCGGCACCGGCACCACCTGCCATCTCGCCGGCGAGCTGTTGCGCGAACAGGCCGGCATCCCGCTGCAGCACATCGCCTACAAGGGCGGCTCGCAGGCGCTGACCGACGTGCTCGGCGGCTCGTTGCCGGTGCTGTGCACGGCCGTCGCGAGCGTGTCGCAGTATGTGAAGAACGGCCAGGTCCGCGCGATTGCGGTGACCGGCAGCCATCGCGTCGCCTCGCTGCCCGAGGTGCCGACCCTGATGGAATCGGGGGTCAGGAACTTCAGCGTCGATTCCTGGGTAGGCATCCTTGCGCCGGCGGGCTCGCCCGCCGCTGTCGTGACCCGCCTGCAGCAGGAAATCCGCAAGGTGCTGGACCAGCCGGAAACGCGCAGCAAGATGCTCGACCTGGGCATTGCCCCGGTCGGCAACACACCGGAAGACTTCGGCCGGCAGATCCACCACGACTATGCAAGATACGGCGAGGTGGTGAAGAAGGCCGGCATCACACTCAACTAG
- the rraA gene encoding ribonuclease E activity regulator RraA: MFSTSDLSDEHPDTTFVCQLQFRSFGLREQFSGPCATLRVQEDHRPVLRQLSAPGAGRVLVVDVGGSLRIGVFGDRLAALASANGWAGLVIHGVIRDSKAVNGIDIGVKALGTTALRNAAEQPGAADDIPLNFGNVTFRPGDWVYCDADAVLISPQPIRAGGPQDY, translated from the coding sequence ATGTTCTCTACCAGCGATCTTTCCGACGAGCATCCCGACACCACGTTTGTCTGCCAGCTGCAGTTCCGCAGCTTCGGCCTGCGCGAGCAGTTTTCAGGACCATGCGCGACCCTGCGCGTGCAGGAGGACCATCGGCCCGTGCTGCGCCAGCTATCCGCGCCCGGCGCCGGGCGCGTGCTGGTGGTCGACGTGGGCGGCTCGCTGCGCATTGGCGTCTTTGGCGACCGGCTCGCCGCGCTGGCTTCAGCCAACGGATGGGCCGGCCTGGTGATCCACGGCGTGATCCGCGACAGCAAGGCCGTCAACGGCATCGATATCGGCGTCAAGGCGCTGGGCACCACGGCGCTGCGCAATGCGGCCGAACAGCCCGGCGCCGCCGACGACATCCCGCTGAACTTCGGCAACGTGACGTTCCGGCCGGGCGACTGGGTCTATTGCGACGCGGACGCCGTGCTGATCAGCCCGCAGCCGATCCGCGCGGGCGGGCCGCAGGACTACTGA
- a CDS encoding VOC family protein, which translates to MSVPNQHEPPLPGIGVPVHGLHHFAWRCRDAEETRHFYEDLLGLPLIHMVRADVVPSTGERCPYAHLFFEMQDGGCIAFFDLGDDQAALPSPNTPPWVNHLALRVASREDLLQACHRLRAAGVEVLGVTDHHFLESIYFFDPNGIRLELTTPAGDPDYARAARASAHRQCAEWVAEKARARQQRQAAQGPGSR; encoded by the coding sequence ATGTCCGTGCCCAATCAACATGAGCCGCCGTTGCCCGGCATCGGCGTGCCGGTACACGGCCTGCACCACTTCGCCTGGCGCTGCCGCGATGCCGAGGAGACGCGCCACTTCTATGAAGACTTGCTGGGCTTGCCGCTGATCCACATGGTCCGCGCCGATGTGGTGCCCAGCACCGGCGAACGCTGCCCGTATGCGCATCTGTTCTTCGAGATGCAGGACGGCGGCTGCATCGCCTTCTTCGACCTGGGCGACGACCAGGCGGCGCTGCCTTCGCCGAACACCCCGCCGTGGGTCAACCATCTGGCGCTGCGCGTCGCCTCGCGTGAAGACCTGCTGCAGGCCTGCCACCGGCTGCGCGCCGCCGGCGTCGAAGTGCTGGGCGTGACCGACCATCATTTCCTTGAGTCGATCTACTTCTTCGACCCCAACGGCATACGGCTCGAGCTGACCACGCCAGCCGGCGACCCCGACTACGCCCGCGCAGCGCGCGCGAGCGCCCATCGCCAATGCGCGGAATGGGTCGCGGAGAAGGCCAGGGCGCGGCAGCAGCGCCAGGCGGCGCAAGGGCCCGGATCCCGCTGA
- a CDS encoding alpha/beta fold hydrolase, with amino-acid sequence MPDLSRKYEFDRLPVIIQFQEPAGMAETYGFAGSQGYTFLEGQRLVPRGARSSVVYLFMHPSSTLQLMPMPAALAQAGMHVLCAGSRYARNDTALIMEKVAFDLGAYIRHAREVLGYQKVVLVGWSGGGALSLFYQAQAEQPTITHTPAGDPYDLTQARLMPADALIFVAAHLSRPETLTEWLDPSVTDELDPDRRELEFDIYDPRCPHQPAYTTEFIARFRQAQRARNRRISDWAIDMLARLKRNGTELERGFVVHRTMCDVRWRDTSIDPNGRKADWCYLGDPRVVNSGPVGLARYSTLRSWLSQWSYDHSNIKGPVNAARIRHTPVLQIENGADDAVPATHNPQVFEALATADKEFVRIEGATHYYLEQPEQMRQCLEIVAGWSGRKVGA; translated from the coding sequence ATGCCTGACCTCTCACGCAAATACGAGTTCGACCGGCTGCCGGTCATCATCCAGTTCCAGGAGCCGGCCGGCATGGCCGAGACCTACGGCTTTGCCGGCAGCCAGGGCTATACCTTCCTGGAAGGGCAGCGGCTGGTGCCGCGCGGCGCCCGGTCCAGCGTGGTCTACCTGTTCATGCACCCGTCGTCCACGCTGCAGCTGATGCCGATGCCGGCCGCGCTGGCGCAAGCGGGCATGCATGTGCTGTGCGCCGGCAGCCGCTACGCCAGGAACGATACCGCGCTGATCATGGAAAAGGTGGCGTTCGACCTTGGCGCCTATATCCGCCATGCGCGCGAGGTGCTCGGCTATCAGAAGGTGGTGCTGGTGGGCTGGTCGGGCGGAGGCGCGCTGTCGCTGTTCTACCAGGCCCAGGCAGAGCAGCCAACGATTACGCACACGCCCGCCGGCGATCCGTACGACCTGACGCAGGCGCGCCTGATGCCGGCCGATGCGCTGATCTTCGTCGCCGCCCACCTGAGCCGGCCCGAGACCCTGACCGAGTGGCTGGACCCGTCCGTCACCGACGAACTCGATCCCGACCGGCGCGAACTGGAATTCGATATCTACGACCCGCGCTGTCCGCATCAGCCGGCGTACACCACGGAATTCATCGCACGCTTCCGCCAGGCACAACGCGCACGCAACCGCCGCATCAGCGACTGGGCCATCGACATGCTGGCCCGGCTGAAACGCAACGGCACGGAACTGGAGCGCGGCTTCGTCGTGCATCGCACCATGTGCGATGTGCGCTGGCGCGATACCAGCATCGACCCGAACGGGCGCAAGGCGGACTGGTGCTATCTGGGCGATCCGCGCGTGGTCAACTCGGGACCGGTGGGCCTGGCGCGTTATTCGACCCTGCGCAGCTGGCTCTCGCAATGGTCGTATGACCATTCCAACATCAAGGGCCCGGTGAATGCGGCGCGCATACGGCATACGCCGGTGCTGCAGATCGAGAACGGCGCCGACGACGCGGTGCCCGCCACGCACAACCCGCAGGTGTTCGAGGCACTGGCAACCGCCGACAAGGAATTCGTGCGCATCGAAGGCGCCACGCATTACTACCTCGAGCAGCCCGAGCAAATGCGGCAGTGCCTTGAGATCGTGGCAGGGTGGTCCGGGCGCAAGGTTGGCGCATAA
- a CDS encoding dioxygenase — protein MTSASVARASAASAAASQSIPATPEALLEAVLKANAGTADARTRTILDALIRHAHAFASEVQLTYEELHAGLDFMVRIGQATGPKKHEGILLADILGLATLVLLMDAKAVLAAGGTEPALIGPFWRANQPVRPNGAHIATPDTTGDPLTVRGRVVSIDGTPIAGARIETWQAAPSGLYENQDEHQEDMNLRAVFETDAEGRFWFDSVRPSGYGVPIDGPCGELLKLQNRDHMRPAHLHFIAIAPGHKVLTTQIFDALDPYAFSDAAFGAVGSLLRDFEPDGNGGFRLDVELKLEPGETRLPKPPLP, from the coding sequence ATGACTTCTGCTTCCGTAGCCCGCGCAAGCGCCGCTTCCGCTGCGGCTTCCCAATCGATTCCCGCCACCCCCGAGGCGCTGCTGGAAGCCGTGCTCAAGGCCAATGCCGGCACTGCCGACGCGCGTACCCGCACCATTCTCGATGCGCTGATCCGGCATGCGCATGCGTTCGCGTCGGAGGTGCAGCTGACTTATGAAGAACTCCACGCCGGCCTGGACTTCATGGTCCGCATCGGCCAGGCTACCGGACCGAAGAAGCACGAGGGCATCCTGCTCGCGGATATCCTTGGGCTCGCCACGCTGGTGCTGCTGATGGATGCCAAGGCCGTGCTGGCCGCCGGCGGCACCGAGCCCGCGCTGATCGGCCCGTTCTGGCGCGCCAACCAGCCGGTGCGGCCCAACGGCGCGCATATCGCCACCCCTGACACTACCGGCGACCCGCTGACGGTGCGCGGCCGTGTGGTGTCGATCGACGGCACGCCCATCGCCGGCGCGCGCATCGAGACCTGGCAGGCCGCGCCGAGCGGCCTGTACGAGAACCAGGACGAGCACCAGGAAGACATGAACCTGCGTGCCGTGTTCGAGACCGACGCCGAAGGGCGCTTCTGGTTCGACAGCGTGCGGCCGTCGGGCTATGGCGTGCCGATCGACGGCCCCTGCGGCGAACTGCTGAAGCTGCAGAACCGCGACCACATGCGCCCGGCGCACCTGCACTTCATCGCCATCGCGCCGGGGCACAAGGTGCTGACCACGCAGATCTTCGATGCGCTGGACCCGTATGCCTTCAGCGATGCAGCGTTTGGCGCCGTGGGTTCCCTGCTGCGCGATTTCGAGCCGGATGGCAACGGCGGCTTCCGCCTGGATGTCGAGCTGAAGCTGGAGCCGGGCGAGACGCGCCTGCCCAAGCCGCCGCTGCCGTGA
- a CDS encoding cupin, with translation MDPTPQEMEATRIARWGKVKPYGETFIESRLPGMKKNIYKIMNRGVLENKGVEPAIPGNHRFGVTFIEIPVGQGASLHAHKTEEVFCPLNGQMEVIWGEKGQYSLMLNQWDVISCPIGVMRGFRNPNDHALVVYSVVGGTDEECGRIAWHPDVVKAAESTGLVYGDDGYIKESGSDPAQPRSEG, from the coding sequence ATGGATCCGACCCCACAGGAAATGGAAGCCACCCGCATCGCGCGCTGGGGCAAGGTCAAGCCTTACGGCGAGACCTTTATCGAAAGCCGCCTGCCCGGGATGAAGAAGAACATCTACAAGATCATGAATCGCGGCGTGCTCGAGAACAAAGGCGTCGAGCCGGCGATCCCGGGCAATCACCGCTTTGGCGTGACCTTCATCGAAATCCCGGTCGGGCAGGGCGCCAGCCTGCATGCGCACAAGACCGAGGAAGTGTTCTGCCCGCTGAACGGCCAGATGGAAGTGATCTGGGGCGAGAAGGGCCAGTATTCGCTGATGCTGAACCAGTGGGATGTGATCTCGTGCCCGATCGGCGTGATGCGCGGGTTCCGCAACCCCAACGACCACGCGCTGGTGGTCTACTCTGTGGTGGGCGGCACCGACGAAGAATGCGGCCGCATCGCCTGGCATCCGGACGTGGTCAAGGCAGCCGAGTCCACCGGCCTGGTCTACGGCGACGACGGCTACATCAAGGAAAGCGGGTCGGACCCGGCGCAGCCGCGCTCCGAAGGCTGA